The window AAAAATTCGATAGCTTTTTCGACTATATCTTTGGTACCTGTTATATATATGATATCTTCAGATTTTAAAATATCTTCTGCATTTGGACTTTGTATTATATGATCACCTCTACGGATAGCTATTATACTGGCACCTGTGTTTGCTCTTAGGCCGACTGCTTTGATCCTTTCACCAGCTAATGGGCTATCAGGTAGTATCATATAGGGTACTATATCTATGATGAGGTCATCGATTTTGTCTGTAAACAGTTTTTTAGGGGAAATGTCGATAGTCCTTAGGGATTCATAGTTGTTCTGTCTTATTTTTTGAGTCATTAGGTGGATTATATTGATAGGGATATTGTATTTAACAAGAACTCTTGAAAAGATCTCTATAGATGTCTCAAACTCTTCAGGTATTATCTCATCTGCTCCTAATCTTTTAAACATCTCCACTTCGGCAACATATCTGGTTCTAACTATTATTACGACATTTTCATTGATTGTTTTCGCCATCTTTACTATCCTTTTTGTGGCTTCTGGATCAGAAATGGCTATTACTACAACCTTGGCTGTTTTAATACAAAGACTTTTTAATATCTCTTCTTTTGTTGCATCACCAAATATGATAGGTTCGCCTTTTTCTTGCATCTGCTTTACAGTACTTATGTTCATTTCGCAAATGATATAACTAATATTTGTTTCCTTCAGAACATGGCTTAAATTCCTACCGTTTAAACCATACCCAATTATAATTACATGATCAGAAAGCTCGTCCTGATGTTCTTCTTGAGGCTGTTTTTCTTGTTTTTTGAAAAAGATATCGTATATCTTATAGCCATACTTAAAACCGAATGGTGTAAGTACCATTGAAAAAACTGATCCAGCAAGGAAAAGCTGATAAAAATTGTTATCGATTATATTGAGACTTTTAGCAAGTGCTGCCACTACAAAAGAAAATTCACCTATTTGAAATAGAGACATACCTAATCTAAAGGAGATCTTTGTACTTTTAGAAAGATAGTAGGATATTGAAAATATTACAAAGCCTTTTATGATGAGCAAGGCTATAAAAAATATAATTACTTTGTCCAGATTTTTTATGATAAATGCTGTATCGGTTAGTAACCCAATTGACACGAAAAAGATTGCTAAAAAGCTATCTTTAAAGGGTTCGATATCGGCAATTATCTGATGGGTATAGATAGAGTCTGCAAGAACAACACCAGCCAAAAAAGCCCCTAATGAGGTTGATATACCCATAAGACTTGTAATGTATGCCATACCGAGGCTGATGACGATGATTGTAAGGATAAAAATCTCTTTTACTCTAAGCTTTGCTATTTTTGATAGTATAAAGTTAGTTAGGTATTTTGATATGAAAAATACTATTATTCCAAGAACAATTGATACCAATACCTTTGAAATTATATCGATGAAAGATATGTAGGTGGATGCAAAAAGAGGTACAATAACCATTACTGGTACAACCATAATATCCTGAAAGAGTAAGATACCTA of the Calditerrivibrio sp. genome contains:
- a CDS encoding cation:proton antiporter, with translation MENNIFLYIIILLGSSVVITTILTKLKIHPIIGFILTGAIIGPNGLKLISNSHTIEAISEIGIILLLFTLGLEFSIDKLIRLKRYVFIGGFIQVIGTFAIFFIIGTMYYNYLNAILLGILTALSSTAIVLKLISEKGLTDSPIGKIGIGILLFQDIMVVPVMVIVPLFASTYISFIDIISKVLVSIVLGIIVFFISKYLTNFILSKIAKLRVKEIFILTIIVISLGMAYITSLMGISTSLGAFLAGVVLADSIYTHQIIADIEPFKDSFLAIFFVSIGLLTDTAFIIKNLDKVIIFFIALLIIKGFVIFSISYYLSKSTKISFRLGMSLFQIGEFSFVVAALAKSLNIIDNNFYQLFLAGSVFSMVLTPFGFKYGYKIYDIFFKKQEKQPQEEHQDELSDHVIIIGYGLNGRNLSHVLKETNISYIICEMNISTVKQMQEKGEPIIFGDATKEEILKSLCIKTAKVVVIAISDPEATKRIVKMAKTINENVVIIVRTRYVAEVEMFKRLGADEIIPEEFETSIEIFSRVLVKYNIPINIIHLMTQKIRQNNYESLRTIDISPKKLFTDKIDDLIIDIVPYMILPDSPLAGERIKAVGLRANTGASIIAIRRGDHIIQSPNAEDILKSEDIIYITGTKDIVEKAIEFLNNYGNPKEQTIEPLWS